GCTGGTAGTCAGAATCAAATTCGTAAGTTCAATTCTATTATGGAAGAAATTGGAACAATAAACCCACAAGCACGTCAATGGCTTGAGGGACATCCACGTGATAAATGGACACTTGCATATGATGGAGGGAAACGAAATGGGTTGCTCACTACAAATTTGTCGGAGATTTTCAATAGTGTACTTAAAGGTGCTCGTTTTTTACCAATCACAGCATGTGTTCAACTTACATTTTATAGATTGGTTCATTATTTTGAGGTGAGACGTCCTTTGGGGTCTAGTGCTCAAGCCAATGGAGATATATATACTCCTCATGTTACAACAAGACAAACCGCTTTAATGTCAAAGGCTAGTGCACATTCATTGAGATCATTTGACCGACAAAAAGGAGTATTTGAGGTGATAACTCAAAGGGGAAAAAACATCCAGGTAGTTAATCTAGAATTACGAAGCTGCACATGTGGCAAATGGGATATATATAAGTATCCGTGTTCTCATGTTTTGAGTGCATGTGCTAAACTTTTGTTGAACCCGTGGCAATATGTTCATGAGTGTTACtcaattataaattattgtgcAACTTGGTCATCAGAGTTTTCTCCAATTCCTCATGAAGCGTACTGGCCACAAGCACCAAATATAGCATTACTTTCCAATTCCGAACTAAAACGAGATAAAAGGGGTCGCCCTCGATCAACAAGGTTACGAAATGGAATGGACATCAAAGAAGGAAAAAAGTCGACCAATTGTGGAATCTGTGGAGAACGTGGTCACAATCGAGCAACATGTAAATCTAAGCTTAAAAAGGTGAATGCTTAGTGGGTTGAGGTATTTTGACAATATATTTGATGTTTATTTGTCATTGATAtttttgcattttgttttaGTCTTTTTAATGTACTCCTGTTGGATTCGTGGTTAGCATATTTTGCTGTTTTTGCAAGATCAATGTTATGGTCATTGGCTATGGTCACTTTTATACAAGATCGATATTCTGCTGTTGCTGCaaaattatgtttaagtagTAATTTTTGTTTGGTGGAGTACTAGAGTCTGATGTATCAATATTGTTATTTTGGAAAATTTGTGTTGCAGTTCTTGTAATTTAATGCGCAGGTATGTATTCTGCATCTTGTGAAGAAGTTTTGGTGATGATATGGTCATAACTTAGTTACAAGTACATGAGGGGACCATTGCTTTTTGTCTAATGTTGTATGTATATTTCTGCAAACCCATATCATGGTTTTTCTTAAATCATGTTCTGCAAACTCATATATGGTTTCTAGTGCAGACCCATACTATCTCTTTCTAGGTTTGTTTTGTACTCTTTTTTAGTAGTTTTACTTTTTGTATTACATTCATACTCATCTATATTGGAAGAAAAATAAGAGTGATTGGAATGgtctatattaaaataaaataacaattggAATAGCAGTTAGCAAgtctttgttttgtttgtttttatatataatagatgttttgtttgtttttatatataatagataattagatatgatgattaattgagttttatactaaaatggtaaatatttttaaaaccatactagtttggtaaataaaattttccatTACACCAATTTGGCAAAAAACTCTAGTAACGagtcattttatttgtttgggcccattttcattttcttaatgggctaacttcattttattttagacccatcttatattcttaattttgggcttgacaaattatgttttgattttttaaattgcTTCTAATTTGTCTAcaaagatcacttattttaattgcatattatcattttttaagtttgtaacatttttacttTATCTCATGTTATTACAAGTGaattattacatagtatatatatatatacagataacAGTAGgatgtatgttttgaatatatacacctaaccatctccgaaaaatttgtttgcaatacttattagttgcaatgttatttcggttgatgttttattattatggattatttttgtttcactttctattttcaatgatttgagaagttagctttaattttgtttgtattattatgtttgtatttttattttaaagattctacttttatacttattatcttttaaaatttatataatatattaatctgtaataaaattttattgtcgattttttctaatttataattgcttactcattaaaaaaatcaatatcaactcaggttttgagctatataatgtttctaaaagcatgtaataatttttatatagtacgaaacacaataaatataatgtctcccgggACAACGATCGGGTAACGTATCTCATTATAACACTATTTTTCAAGATATGAGAGATCAAACTCTTTACACGTTACCAAGCTTAAAACTCGGACGGGCACACCTATTTCAATGGATGTTGCCCATTCACCCGTTGTATGCcgttaaaagaaatataaataaagtaataaatagtattaatgatatataatatgaaattaAATACCTTAAATACAATAATATACAATAATTAAACCCTGAAGACAACTTTTAACccaaatatttttcattttttatttatttatttatttattttttttgtgatcGGCACCCTACTATTCATAAGCCTTATCTATAACTCTATAAGGCCTTATAACCTTATGAATTATGAAAAAATTTTGAACTTTATTTAGTTGAGTGAATTTCTTTAAGGATTCGTCTCCCCATATTTTTAGCGGCAAGAATTAACAAACTTTGACCCAATCTTTTCTCATCGAGAAAAACAATACTAGTATATCTGAGGTGATTAAAAGCACACAGCAAATTCCAACTGTCCTAccttttaaaacaaatatatacaagATTCCATACCTTTCAATTCATATACCAGATTCTGTTTCCtttcacatatatgtatatatagttgaaACTATTGGTCTAAAAAGTAAAAGGGTATCTTTCTAATCTTGTTAAGTTTTCAACTTATATACAACTCAAATTCTCACAGTTCACATTAACACATAGTGATCCCACTTGGGTCTATACTCCATCTTGATATCTACTTCTTGTTTTTTTGTTACAAATATATGAATTTTAACAATCATTATTCAACGCTAGAACTgtcattttttgtttgttgttgatttaaaggtcaatttcttttgtttttggatAGTACAAAAGCAAACACTTTTATAAAGAAGAATTTTGGGTTCAAATACATCATTCATACCAACATCCAATATTGTTTGCAAATTCAAGGTGAGCTTtctgaaaaacacacacactatatatatatactgtatgaTTCAGTGATGTTTATATTTctatgattttttttgtttggtataGATTGGAAGCCATGAATGTTGCTGGTCCCAATGAAGCACCAGTGAGACTTGAGGTTTGTGCCACAAtatccttattattattttttttatcaaatctcCTTATATTTTGGagcaaaaaatatatgtatatggtttTAGCTTCTAAATAAGATAAGTTatgatgatgtatatatattacaatttcAGGGGAAGTCTGTAGCAATTTTTGTATGTTGGATTCTTGGATTTGGATCTTTGGTAGCATGGAATAGTATGTTAACTATAGGAGATTACTATTATCAAGTATTTCCTGTAAGTTCTTTTCtctgtgtttatatatatgtttttgcatTTAGTACCTTTATAATTGTTAGTAAtattttgtgtttatatatCTGTTTTTGCATTTAGTACCTTTATAAATTGTTAATAGTTTGTGTATTTATTGTGTGTTGCTTAGGATTACCATCCATCAAGGGTCCTTACCCTTGTCTACCAACCGTTTGCTATAGGAACAATGGCCTTACTTGCTTATAACGAATCAAAAGTCGATACAAGAAAACGTAACATTGCAGGAtacattttgttctttttgtGCACTCTAGCCCTCATTGTGGTAAGCTcaatttggtcttttattgGGACATGTTTGATTATGATTCTATATGATAAGTATTGGTTTTAAACATGTTTACAGATAGATTTAGGGTCATCCGGGAAGGGCGGAATTGGGAATTACATTGCTATATGTGTTTTTGTCGCGGGTTTTGGTGTAGCTGATGCTCATGTTCAAGGTGGAATGGTTGGAGATTTGGCTTTCATGAAACCAGAATTCATGCAGGTTAGGTTTTTTGTCGCAAATTTGTGCATATTGAACATGAAATCAGTGAATCATACATAGGTACTTTGTAGTCTTAAACCACATCCAAGTTGGCCTAGTGGGTAACACTGGTTCAAAATTTGAATCCCACTAGCTTATCTTGGAGGTTGCCATGGAAAGTTTCCGAAATAGTCACAGTATACCTGCTTAGGCCATGTACATCTAAATCAAAAAAAGACTTGCATTCCCTAGGTATATGTATAGGAAAAACTTACGTTTACCCGTTTTACAACATAGGCACTGTAGTTTTATTATGTAAATAATCAAAGATTTCAAAAGAAATACAGTAGTTGATATAATAATGTTTGCTTCCACCGATCTTGCAGTCATTCTTTGCTGGTTTAGCAGCATCAGGAGCTCTAACCTCTGGTTTAAGGCTAATCACAAAAGCCGTCTTCGACAAATCTTCTAATGGTTTAAGGAAAGGGACTAGTAAGTTCTTATttcttatttatctttaaataacTGGGGATTGGATATTGTTCTTGTGTAACTGCTGATCTTTGATGATCAAAGTTTAAtcttattttccttttattgCAGTGTTATTTTTATCGATTTCTACATTCTGCGAGTTTCTATGTATTTTCCTCTATGCCTTTGTATTTGCTAAATTACCAATTGTGAAGTATTATCGCGCGAAAGCAGCACGAGAAGGATCAAAAACTGTTTCCTCTGATCTTGCTGCTGCAGGAATCCAAGCTGAACCTAATGGCATGGTAAAACCTTCATTATTACCTTTGAGAAGATACAACTTTCGAAGTTAAGAAATCATGTGTTGAATAAATAATACTTCATTTTTGCAGGCTGATATTGGTGATAAGCTTCCTGAGCGATTAAGCACCAAAGAATTGTTGGTCAAGAATATTGATTACGCACTGgatttgtttttgatatatGTCCTTACTCTGTCTATTTTCCCTGGCTTCTTGTATGAAAATACAGGACACCATCAACTGGGATCATGGTAATCTGGCTTAAAACTATATTATGTCTGTTTATTAATCAAATCATTTTGATAAACTCTGTACATGACTCAAAATGCACGGGTTGGATAACGGGTcaaatatttatgatttttttttcttgaatgcTATTAACAGTTGATATCTAATTCTGCCTAAGAAAGTATATTCTTACCTTTATGAGAATAACTATTATTTTTCTGacaatttaggaggttttaaGGATTGTGAATAAATATTTGGTGAGTTTCAACCCAGTCGCAATATTGCtcgtttttaataattttactaTACCCATTGGACAAGTTTCTTAATGTAGAACCAAAATGGACCTCCTTACCAATAAATGAGTCGAAATAGCTACCTCATCTAACTGAATGGAGTTATCAGTCCTCAATCTAACATTGGCATTTTCTGTAGGTACCCCCTTGTTCTAATAGCTATGTACAATGTCTGGGATCTCATATCAAGATACATTCCTCTAATTAAATCAATCAAAATGACATCACGAAAGGGGCTAATGATTGCTATATTGTTACGTTTCTTATTTGTTCCCGCCTTCTATTTCACTGCAAAATACGGTGATCAAGGTTGGATGATTATGCTTATATCCTTGCTCGGATTGACAAATGGTTATCTCACCGTATGTGTCATGACTGTAGCTCCTAAAGGATACACGGTCAGTTAACTTTTACTTAaaacatatcaatttttttattaagaattgCGGTAAAGACTCTTGAAACACTGGGTTTTTGTGATCATTTTTGCAGGGTCCAGAGGCGAACGCTTTAGGAAACATCTTGGTGTTGTTTCTTCTTGCTGGAATTTTTGCCGGAGTCGCTCTTGATTGGCTCTGGATAATTGGTAATGGAAGCTTTTGAGTAATAAGTTGTCTTAGTTGAAAATAATTTCAgcttttgtttaaatttttagttagctttagttgttttctttttgatttttgattgtttGAAATGGTGGTCTTGCAACTGGTTATCGTGGTGTAGCTAAGTTATATAGAAATTTTTAATGTATACACGAACTATAGATACTCTCAAGGTATGTTCTCCAAGCGTGCCCAAGAGACATTATTTTTGTGAACGATTTATAAAAGtcctttattaaatttaaaattttagataACTGTATTAGTAGAAATAATGAATAATGTCTAGCAATAACTATATGAATATTGATAACACTTTTAAGAAAATGAGATAATGTGTTCCGAACATAATATGTAACAATGAAAGAAATATATGATAACGAAATattaataactagattatttttccGCGTAATATGCGAGTTAGATATATTCAACTTTCATAAAAACATAAAGATTATTCTAACATGTGCCCACAAAATACATGTttagaaaaattaaattaagttttctttaagtaaaaaaaatatatataatcattaataaagtataaaatttacCATTATATGATTAAGATAATCGTATTCTAAgaaattttaactttatttaatgtTTCTAAACATGTGTTTTTATGGGTACATGTTAgaatatgatgatgtcattgGTTAATAAGTTTTGTATCAAAGATGATTAATAAGATATGTGTGTTATGTCTTTGTATATTGATATTGTAAagtaaaatattattttctatatttaCTAGTATCAAATATCAAATTCTAGCTAATAAAGTAACATGAAATTACATTGATGTAACTCATTAAATATTACTCTatccgtcccattttaagtGTCCTATCTTaacttttcaagtttttttctttcaatttgaccgtaaatatttgatgtgttatataatacttgatataaaatatatcaatgGATTGAGGCTTAAAagtatttttcattaaaaaaaatttcatcaaca
The sequence above is drawn from the Erigeron canadensis isolate Cc75 chromosome 4, C_canadensis_v1, whole genome shotgun sequence genome and encodes:
- the LOC122595979 gene encoding equilibrative nucleotide transporter 3-like → MNVAGPNEAPVRLEGKSVAIFVCWILGFGSLVAWNSMLTIGDYYYQVFPDYHPSRVLTLVYQPFAIGTMALLAYNESKVDTRKRNIAGYILFFLCTLALIVIDLGSSGKGGIGNYIAICVFVAGFGVADAHVQGGMVGDLAFMKPEFMQSFFAGLAASGALTSGLRLITKAVFDKSSNGLRKGTMLFLSISTFCEFLCIFLYAFVFAKLPIVKYYRAKAAREGSKTVSSDLAAAGIQAEPNGMADIGDKLPERLSTKELLVKNIDYALDLFLIYVLTLSIFPGFLYENTGHHQLGSWYPLVLIAMYNVWDLISRYIPLIKSIKMTSRKGLMIAILLRFLFVPAFYFTAKYGDQGWMIMLISLLGLTNGYLTVCVMTVAPKGYTGPEANALGNILVLFLLAGIFAGVALDWLWIIGNGSF